In Calypte anna isolate BGI_N300 chromosome 33, bCalAnn1_v1.p, whole genome shotgun sequence, a single genomic region encodes these proteins:
- the NDUFA4L2 gene encoding NADH dehydrogenase [ubiquinone] 1 alpha subcomplex subunit 4-like 2 → MKGPLLGPIFSRHVKRHPGLIPLIGFISVGLGSAVLYLLRLALYSPDVSWDRKNNPEPWNKLSPTDQYKFLAVSTDYKSLKKDRPSF, encoded by the exons ATGAAGGGCCCCCTGCTTGGACCCATATTTTCCCGGCATGTGAAACGGCATCCCGGA ctcaTTCCCCTCATTGGCTTCATCAGTGTtggcctgggcagtgctgtgctgtaCTTGCTGAGGTTGGCCCTGTACAGCCCAGATGTCAG CTGGGATcgaaaaaataatcctgaacCATGGAATAAGCTGAGCCCCACGGACCAGTATAAA TTTCTGGCAGTTTCCACGGACTACAAGAGCCTCAAGAAGGACCGTCCCAGTTTCTGA